A part of Rhipicephalus microplus isolate Deutch F79 chromosome 8, USDA_Rmic, whole genome shotgun sequence genomic DNA contains:
- the LOC119165745 gene encoding B9 domain-containing protein 2, producing MAELHVFGQILGASDFPCSSLFCKWSLKFGENWTLLEGSKEGQTQVDRHRYEDNRVVWCHPLDVHFSTRGIQDWPKLLVQVWHQDNFGRNELVGYGSCHLPSTPGFSKLECPTWRPVGTLLEEVSRHFLGGGLHLRDPEEVCGSVGDRFRLRTEAMGTVHLELYVIHRDFDKYGIEA from the exons ATGGCCGAGCTGCACGTCTTCGGTCAGATATTGGGCGCGTCTGATTTTCCCTGCTCGAGCCTGTTTTGCAAGTGGAGCTTGAAATTCG GGGAGAACTGGACTCTTTTGGAGGGCTCAAAGGAAGGCCAGACACAGGTGGACAGACACCGGTACGAAGACAACAGGGTCGTCTGGTGTCATCCTCTGGACGTTCACTTCAGCACACGAGGCATCCAGG ACTGGCCTAAACTCCTGGTGCAAGTGTGGCACCAAGACAACTTCGGTCGAAACGAGCTCGTCGGCTACGGTTCCTGTCACCTTCCGAGCACGCCTGGTTTCTCCAAGCTTGAGTGCCCGACGTGGCGTCCAGTCGGCACTCTTTTGGAAGAAGTGTCCAGGCACTTTCTGGGAGGCGGGCTCCACCTGAGGGACCCCGAGGAAGTCTGCGGTAGCGTGGGTGACCGTTTCAGACTGCGTACCGAGGCAATGGGCACTGTTCACTTGGAACTATATGTGATTCACAGGGATTTTGACAAGTATGGCATTGAGGCCTGA
- the tctn gene encoding tectonic has translation MQKQTKKRSELFFLLVLNICCASSFAPFACANDTSDSLTAEMFNVTTALSTIFPEETSQPEQTTAATTVTQATDAATTTLTSLPSTAAPPRPSLVVTPSEWCECDLTTGSCDVDCCCDGDCSPDDSRAFQHCTDREPGEPDLRYCTKRDVVFRNRTLFEKRPVGDMLCIVVDNVQKKDFYPDPPEVKTLADAHSLIRGKVIHNWPAADAVRRELQAQFKAGSPVLRVDDDGIVGEWRLPTKLFSSRCEATEAITYLRDADYECRRKISATLERTCSSDPSFSVFTYHSNFSIQSQSDEKLRIQPFVCYDESCLVANTSDCAPRFVDGSCDHVVSEAAFRVFHNGADGISRIDVHYKLVALKPGTVEFGQRFSVSFVWASTNETEPLKVSGNPGYITGLPILAGCFGQNGSACRKQDSPMFLSIPRPTDGDCISPVQRSAVKFRYNVRTGCLLWPCRFPNCSVLQDALLAYVTSTDHHVTHVASFGNANSSRVDGFVPVLVENSPVTESTQAAVSSSTAKKDFCVLPATEVRVYVMHARTQHASRPQEKIVSVLRSYGRSGAAEVRLSQRVPVEVTYSVNFVDVTSPRKRIFAPPPTIDARLPQDFFYPFYLESAASKYHGPSAMSFSLSLALLLVSAATDFWRLTYVPLLEHC, from the exons ATGCAAAAGCAAACTAAAAAGCGTAGTGAGCTTTTCTTCTTGTTGGTACTAAACATTTGCTGTGCATCGAGTTTTGCTCCGTTCGCCTGTGCCAACGATACGTCGGATAGCCTAACAGCGGAAATGTTCAACGTCACGACAGCACTCTCGACGATCTTTCCCGAAGAAACGTCGCAGCCTGAGCAAACCACTGCGGCAACAACGGTGACGCAAGCGACCGACGCCGCAACGACAACGCTGACGTCACTCCCGTCAACGGCAGCGCCTCCTAGGCCGTCACTCGTCGTGACGCCTAGCGAATGGTGCGAGTGCGACTTGACCACCGGTTCGTGTGACGTGGACTGTTGCTGTGACGGAGACTGCAGCCCGGACGACTCCCGGGCATTCCAGCACTGCACCGACAGGGAACCCGGAGAGCCGGACCTGAGGTACTGCACCAAGAGAGACGTTGTCTTCCGGAACAGGACGCTCTTCGAGAAGAGACCGGTGGGAGACATGCTGTGCATCGTCGTCGACAACGTTCAGAAGAAGGACTTCTATCCAGATCCACCTGAGGTTAAGACACTGGCCGATGCTCACAGCCTTATTAGGGGCAAGGTCATCCACAACTGGCCGGCTGCTGACGCAGTCAGACGAGAACTGCAGGCTCAGTTCAAAGCTGGAAGTCCTGTACTTCGTGTGGATGACGACGGCATCGTTGGCGAGTGGA GATTGCCGACCAAGCTGTTCAGTTCTCGCTGCGAAGCGACAGAAGCGATTACGTACCTACGTGACGCGGACTACGAGTGTCGGCGTAAGATCAGTGCCACCTTGGAACGAACCTGCTCATCTGACCCTTCGTTCTCGGTATTCACCTACCACAGTAACTTCTCCATACAGTCTCAATCCGATGAAAAGTTGAGAATACAGCCATTCGTTTGCTACGACGAGTCCTGCCTAGTGGCCAACACCAGTGACTGCGCGCCCCGCTTCGTCGACGGCTCCTGCGATCATGTGGTTTCGGAGGCTGCCTTCAGAGTGTTTCACAATGGTGCCGATGGCATATCCCGCATCGACGTCCACTACAAGCTTGTCGCGCTTAAACCTGGAACTGTGGAATTCGGCCAACGGTTCAGCGTTTCCTTCGTTTGGGCATCTACTAACGAAACTGAGCCGCTCAAAGTGAGCGGCAACCCTGGGTACATAACCGGGCTTCCAATACTGGCGGGATGCTTCGGTCAGAACGGATCGGCGTGTCGGAAGCAAGATTCTCCGATGTTCCTGAGTATTCCACGGCCAACTGACGGGGACTGCATTTCTCCCGTACAGAGGAGCGCCGTCAAGTTTCGGTACAACGTCAGGACCGGCTGCCTCCTGTGGCCCTGCAGGTTCCCGAACTGCTCGGTGCTTCAGGACGCCCTGCTGGCCTACGTCACTAGTACGGATCATCACGTGACCCACGTGGCGAGCTTCGGAAACGCCAACAGCTCTCGGGTCGATGGCTTCGTCCCCGTTTTAGTCGAAAACTCGCCGGTGACGGAGTCGACGCAAGCGGCCGTGTCTTCCTCGACGGCCAAGAAGGACTTCTGCGTCCTGCCCGCAACGGAAGTGCGCGTCTACGTCATGCACGCCCGAACCCAGCACGCATCGAGGCCTCAGGAGAAGATAGTTTCGGTTTTGCGTTCGTACGGCAGAAGCGGCGCGGCCGAAGTTCGTCTCTCTCAAAGAGTTCCGGTGGAAGTGACGTACTCCGTCAACTTCGTTGACGTCACAAGCCCTCGTAAACGCATCTTCGCGCCTCCGCCCACGATTGACGCACGTCTGCCGCAGGATTTTTTCTATCCTTTCTATCTGGAGTCAGCCGCGTCGAAATATCACGGCCCGAGCGCGATGTCTTTCTCTTTATCCCTCGCACTGCTCCTCGTCTCTGCAGCCACCGACTTTTGGCGGCTGACGTATGTGCCGTTATTGGAGCATTGTTAA